In one window of Candidatus Cloacimonas sp. DNA:
- a CDS encoding ECF transporter S component, with product MKILNHFTVKDLIIITSIAALGIAVKPIINPITKLISTPLGIPGGSLTGGLYMLWLVLTIAIVDKPLTGTLYGFLQAILVLLIGMAGRMGAFSLVAYTFPGIIADLLYWLYPQKDKLVTHLFLCAFANLTGSLISSAIFFKMPMTMVIFNICTAFASGILGGYIGFGIYKSLKATRIIG from the coding sequence ATGAAAATACTCAATCACTTTACCGTAAAGGACTTAATCATAATTACTTCCATCGCTGCTTTGGGAATTGCCGTAAAACCTATTATCAATCCTATAACAAAATTAATTTCCACTCCTTTGGGAATTCCGGGCGGTTCCTTAACTGGTGGACTCTATATGCTATGGCTGGTTTTAACTATCGCTATAGTAGATAAACCCTTAACTGGAACCCTTTACGGATTTTTGCAAGCGATCTTGGTTTTACTAATTGGAATGGCTGGTAGAATGGGTGCTTTTTCTTTAGTGGCATATACTTTTCCTGGAATTATAGCAGACCTTCTATATTGGCTCTATCCTCAAAAAGATAAATTAGTGACGCATCTATTTTTGTGCGCTTTTGCCAATTTGACGGGATCGTTGATCTCTTCAGCCATATTTTTCAAAATGCCGATGACGATGGTTATTTTCAATATTTGCACTGCCTTCGCTTCCGGTATTTTAGGTGGCTACATTGGGTTTGGCATATATAAATCGCTTAAAGCAACAAGGATTATAGGATGA